In Komagataeibacter sucrofermentans DSM 15973, the genomic window TCCACCTTCCGCCCCGGCGGCCCGTGCTATCGCTGCCTCTACCCCGAGGCCCCGCCCGCGGGCACCGTGCCATCCTGCGCCGAGGCCGGGGTGTTCGGCGCCGTGACGGGGGTGATGGGCACGCTCCAGGCGACCGAGGCGCTGAAGGAAATCCTCGGTATTGGCGAGAGCCTGTCCGGTCGCCTGCTGGTGTGGGATGCGCTGGCCATGCGCTTTCACACCATTACCCTGCCAGCCGATCCTGACTGCGCCCTGTGTGGTGCGCACCCCACAATTCATGACCTCTCGGCCCATCACGGTCCGGCGCCCGCCCTGTGCGGCGTGCCAGAAGGGGCGGCATCATGATGCGCGATGACGGGGCGCTGGCCATCTTGCTGTATGATGGCGCCTATGCCCGCGCGCATTATGCCTTTGTGGTGGCGGCGGGCGCGCTGGCCATTGGCCGCCCGGTCATTGTGTTTGCGGCGGGGCGGGGCGTGCATGCGCTGGCGCGCGACTGGCGCGGCCTGCATGATGCGGCGGATGATGCGGGCGTGCGCGCGCGCGGCGTTGCGGGCATGGACACGCTGCGCGAAGCAGTGATGGAACTGGATGCGACGCTGATGGTGTGCGAGGCCGCGCTGAAACTGTGCGATCTTGCGCCCGGACAGTTGCTTGATGGCGTGCAGGTGGCCGGTATTCCCACCTTTCTCGAAGCCGCCCGGGGGCGGCAGATCATAACCCTTTAAGGATTGAAGAACACGATGGCGCAGTGCGTGCGGCATGAATTCCTTGCGCGGGCGGCCAGCAGGCCGTCGCGTGTCACCCGGCGGTGGGGGTATCTGGCGGCCTGTGCTGCGGTGCTGGCCATGGGGCCAGTACAGGCCGCGACGCCCACGGCCCACCATCATGCCCATGCTGCTGCGGACAAGGCTGCCACCAGCCTTGGCCATGCCCATGTGCATGGGGCCGCCAGAACCGCGAAAACGGCGGACAAAAAGGCTGAAAAAACCGCTCATGCGG contains:
- a CDS encoding DsrE family protein, which encodes MMRDDGALAILLYDGAYARAHYAFVVAAGALAIGRPVIVFAAGRGVHALARDWRGLHDAADDAGVRARGVAGMDTLREAVMELDATLMVCEAALKLCDLAPGQLLDGVQVAGIPTFLEAARGRQIITL